A portion of the Streptomyces coeruleoprunus genome contains these proteins:
- a CDS encoding ATP-binding protein: MTGHPGRVHNNAISGHAVFHGVTVQAGEVHGGIHTHVEPPPVPVPRQLLPVPRHFTDREDDLRTLDGLARGAAGQGSPRIVVVTGPAGVGKTALVTRWLSTSGGDFPDGQLYADLRGHTVADAARPGDVLGGFLRALYPGPVPADTAEKTALWRSLTAGLRLAVMLDNVYTAAQARPLLPGSGHSLVAVTSRRRLTGLHIDGALFHPLDVMPDEAAERLLVRGIGRELTACDLTAARRVVSLCAGLPLAVCVASARLAARPRQPLSELADALARDRDRLTVLAVEGEPAVRSALDASYEGLPDAAAALYRRLGQLPLPSFGTRVAAAAAGIPPGEGAALLDVLVEANLVEDTGPDRYRFHDLIRLHAHGRGLAEETDEARVAALRRVRDWYLATATEAQRLITPAQSTMDRTYDEVPEPDPPFTDAAHALEWLDGERDNLMAMVRSAVDLGWDTQAWQLVDAMWPLFLRKRRYDLWIEAHRVGLAAARRAGHAGAERQMLNSGAIGFSAARRLDEAIDWYGRSRQAARRAGDRRDEGQALLGLGAAHFEAGRLQEARPHLDEAIALWEETGYARGVGLVRILLGEIALAEERLGHAVAEFEAAHEVLVAVDDPHDAARALAFLGRARARAGDHGTGVDHLAAALRTFEASGAVHWQARTLEMLGQTAQEGDHPDVARDAYERARALFAPLSPADARRLTDRLAAL; encoded by the coding sequence GTGACGGGGCATCCCGGACGGGTCCACAACAACGCCATCAGCGGGCACGCCGTGTTCCACGGCGTCACGGTCCAGGCAGGCGAGGTGCACGGCGGCATCCACACGCACGTGGAGCCGCCCCCGGTGCCCGTGCCACGGCAACTGCTCCCCGTACCGCGCCACTTCACCGACCGCGAGGACGACCTGCGGACCCTCGACGGACTCGCCCGAGGGGCGGCGGGGCAGGGTTCGCCCCGGATCGTCGTCGTCACCGGGCCCGCCGGGGTCGGCAAGACCGCGCTGGTCACCCGGTGGCTCAGCACGAGCGGCGGCGACTTCCCGGACGGCCAGCTCTACGCCGACCTGCGCGGGCACACCGTGGCGGACGCGGCGCGGCCCGGCGACGTGCTGGGCGGGTTCCTGCGCGCCCTCTATCCCGGGCCCGTACCGGCCGACACCGCCGAGAAGACGGCCCTGTGGCGCTCGCTCACCGCCGGCCTGCGGCTCGCCGTCATGCTCGACAACGTGTACACCGCCGCCCAGGCCCGCCCCCTGCTGCCCGGCTCCGGCCACAGCCTCGTCGCGGTCACCAGCCGCCGCCGGCTCACCGGACTGCACATCGACGGCGCGCTGTTCCACCCGCTCGACGTCATGCCGGACGAGGCCGCGGAGCGGTTACTGGTCCGGGGGATCGGCCGGGAACTGACGGCGTGCGACCTCACCGCCGCACGCCGGGTGGTGTCCCTGTGCGCCGGTCTTCCCCTCGCGGTGTGCGTCGCCTCCGCGCGGCTCGCCGCACGCCCCCGGCAGCCGCTCAGCGAACTGGCCGACGCCCTCGCCCGGGACCGGGACCGGCTCACCGTCCTGGCCGTGGAAGGAGAACCCGCTGTGCGCAGCGCACTGGACGCCTCGTACGAAGGGCTGCCGGACGCGGCGGCCGCGCTCTACCGCAGGCTCGGGCAGCTGCCGTTGCCGTCCTTCGGCACCAGGGTCGCCGCCGCGGCCGCCGGCATCCCGCCCGGTGAGGGCGCCGCGCTGCTCGACGTGCTCGTCGAGGCGAACCTGGTCGAGGACACCGGCCCCGACCGCTACCGCTTCCACGACCTGATCCGGCTCCATGCCCACGGGCGCGGCCTGGCGGAGGAGACGGACGAGGCGCGTGTCGCGGCCCTCCGACGGGTCCGCGACTGGTACCTCGCGACGGCCACCGAGGCCCAGCGGCTCATCACGCCCGCCCAGTCCACGATGGACCGCACGTACGACGAAGTCCCGGAGCCGGACCCGCCGTTCACGGACGCGGCGCACGCCCTGGAATGGCTCGACGGCGAGCGCGACAACCTCATGGCGATGGTGCGCTCGGCCGTCGACCTCGGCTGGGACACCCAGGCCTGGCAGCTCGTCGACGCCATGTGGCCGCTGTTCCTCCGCAAACGCCGGTACGACCTGTGGATCGAGGCCCATCGCGTCGGGCTGGCCGCCGCCCGGCGCGCCGGACACGCCGGAGCCGAGCGGCAGATGCTCAACTCCGGCGCGATCGGCTTCAGCGCGGCCCGCCGCCTCGACGAGGCGATCGACTGGTACGGCCGGTCACGGCAGGCGGCCCGCCGCGCCGGCGACCGCCGGGACGAGGGGCAGGCCCTCCTCGGCCTCGGCGCCGCGCACTTCGAGGCCGGCCGGCTCCAGGAGGCCCGGCCCCACCTGGACGAGGCCATCGCCCTGTGGGAGGAGACCGGGTACGCGCGCGGTGTGGGCCTGGTCCGCATCCTGCTCGGGGAGATCGCGCTCGCCGAGGAGCGGTTGGGCCACGCGGTGGCCGAGTTCGAGGCAGCCCACGAGGTGCTGGTCGCCGTGGACGACCCCCACGACGCGGCACGCGCCCTCGCCTTCCTGGGACGCGCGCGGGCCCGCGCGGGCGACCACGGGACGGGCGTGGACCACCTGGCCGCCGCCCTGCGGACGTTCGAGGCGTCAGGGGCCGTCCACTGGCAGGCCCGCACCCTCGAAATGCTGGGGCAGACCGCGCAGGAAGGCGACCACCCGGACGTCGCGCGCGACGCCTATGAACGCGCCCGCGCACTCTTCGCGCCCCTCAGCCCCGCCGACGCCCGCCGGCTCACCGACCGCCTCGCCGCGCTCTGA
- a CDS encoding AfsR/SARP family transcriptional regulator, with product MEIHILGPVGLGSREGRLGLGSDKERLLLAALALDVGRPVALDTLVDRLWDSGPPPAKARESVHTYVSRIRRALRSLAAPGADGPAVTHRAHTYTLRAEPEAVDWHRYLRLADHARAVSAEGDDVRAAALMRQAERLWEGEALAGLPGVWPERVRMSLAERRRGVAAARIAIELRLGRFAEAAAELAPLVDQYPRDETLVGQLMVAHYGSGRHADALLVHQALRRALRAGFGTDPGDELSRIHAHILRRAPSRS from the coding sequence GTGGAGATCCATATCCTCGGCCCCGTCGGCCTCGGTTCCCGCGAGGGCCGGCTCGGTCTCGGTTCGGACAAGGAACGGCTGCTTCTCGCGGCGCTGGCACTCGACGTCGGCCGGCCCGTCGCGCTGGACACACTCGTCGACCGGCTGTGGGATTCCGGCCCGCCGCCGGCGAAGGCACGCGAGAGCGTGCACACCTATGTCTCGCGGATCCGGCGGGCGCTGCGCTCCCTGGCCGCGCCGGGGGCGGACGGCCCGGCCGTGACGCACCGGGCGCACACCTACACGCTGCGGGCCGAGCCCGAGGCGGTGGACTGGCACCGCTACCTGCGGCTGGCCGACCACGCCCGCGCGGTGTCCGCCGAGGGCGACGACGTGCGGGCGGCCGCGCTGATGCGGCAGGCGGAACGGCTCTGGGAGGGCGAGGCGCTGGCCGGGCTGCCGGGCGTGTGGCCGGAGCGCGTCCGGATGAGCCTCGCCGAGCGCCGAAGGGGCGTCGCCGCGGCCCGGATCGCCATCGAACTGCGCCTCGGGCGGTTCGCGGAGGCGGCGGCGGAGCTGGCGCCGCTGGTCGACCAGTACCCGAGGGACGAGACGCTGGTGGGTCAGCTGATGGTGGCGCACTACGGCAGTGGCCGGCACGCCGACGCCCTGCTCGTCCACCAGGCCCTGCGCAGGGCGCTGCGGGCCGGGTTCGGCACGGATCCGGGCGATGAGCTGAGCCGGATCCACGCGCACATCCTGCGCCGGGCCCCGTCGAGGAGCTGA
- a CDS encoding tetratricopeptide repeat protein codes for MDTAAEHGSAIMLESISGMAGVGKTALAVRAAHECADRFPDGQLYLDLRAHAQGQEPLTAGAALATLLRLLDVPPQSIPTDVEERAALWRRALARRRVLVVLDDAAEPAQVRPLLPGGTESFAIVTSRRRLVGLPQSRSLALDVLPAEDAVRLFREVAGLGPRGDGEERAEIERIVRLCGHLPLAIEIAANRLSAHPSWTPAVLRERLTRTTGRLGEIRDGYSEVARAFEMSYQTLSPDERTTFRLLSLHVGPEFGPRAAAALRGRPVAETERALESLFHCHLLQEPSPNRFRFHDLLGEYARLLCAATETPEQRDAALDRLIDHYLHEADRCDRTLYPRRLRLAVPAGTGTAPVRDLPDRPDRPDLPVLRDEEALAWFRTERSNLVDAARHERLRGRHEGAARLSHVLAEFLNSECHWVDALRLHDAAVDHWTGAGDTDALCRALLDLSRACAATGNYARAEDSARRSLRLAERTGCADVEAEALRELGVLHWHMGRNQQALVFHERSLALCARTEDPWRRARCENNIAISLLYLGRHDEALRAFRSAINGFRTAGDQRMLGKTLNNLGNLYMHMGRPAQARRTLESGLRIAELAGSRLDLVALQINLAETLATSGNPRKAIDVYRRALPVLQELGDRKTEAIALTGIGTAHRAMGRTDQAATHFQQALALSSSIGAVLEETRARRLLGAAEFARGNVVAAVEHITAAIASARHIEAPDEEAKAEESLAEVRMSAGDVAGARALWRHAHGLLQPLDAGAAERIQNRLIEVDHLPQ; via the coding sequence GTGGACACGGCGGCGGAACACGGCTCGGCCATCATGCTGGAGTCCATCTCGGGCATGGCCGGTGTGGGCAAGACGGCGCTGGCCGTACGGGCGGCGCACGAGTGCGCGGACCGCTTCCCCGACGGGCAGCTCTACCTCGACCTCCGGGCGCACGCCCAGGGGCAGGAGCCGCTGACCGCGGGCGCCGCGCTCGCGACGCTGCTGCGGCTGCTCGACGTACCGCCGCAGTCCATCCCGACGGACGTGGAGGAGCGGGCCGCCCTGTGGCGCAGGGCGCTGGCACGGCGTCGGGTCCTGGTCGTCCTGGACGACGCGGCCGAGCCCGCCCAGGTGCGGCCGCTGCTGCCGGGCGGGACGGAGAGCTTCGCCATCGTCACCAGCCGGCGCCGGCTGGTGGGGCTGCCGCAGAGCCGGTCGCTGGCCCTGGACGTGCTGCCGGCCGAGGACGCCGTCCGCCTGTTCCGGGAGGTCGCGGGTCTCGGCCCGCGGGGCGACGGGGAGGAGCGCGCGGAGATCGAGCGGATCGTACGGCTCTGCGGGCACCTGCCGCTGGCGATCGAGATCGCCGCCAACCGGCTGAGCGCCCACCCGTCGTGGACGCCCGCGGTGCTGCGGGAGCGCCTCACTCGCACCACCGGGCGCCTCGGCGAGATCCGTGACGGCTACTCGGAGGTCGCCCGCGCCTTCGAGATGTCGTACCAGACGCTCTCCCCGGACGAGCGGACGACGTTCCGCCTGCTGAGCCTGCACGTGGGGCCGGAGTTCGGCCCGCGGGCCGCCGCGGCGCTGCGAGGCCGGCCCGTCGCGGAGACGGAACGGGCCCTGGAGTCGCTGTTCCACTGCCACCTGCTCCAGGAGCCGTCGCCCAACCGGTTCCGCTTCCACGACCTGCTGGGCGAGTACGCGCGCCTGCTGTGCGCGGCCACGGAGACGCCGGAGCAGCGCGACGCGGCGCTGGACCGGCTCATCGACCACTACCTCCACGAGGCGGACCGCTGCGACCGGACGCTGTATCCCCGGCGTCTCCGCCTCGCCGTCCCGGCGGGGACCGGTACCGCGCCGGTGCGGGACCTGCCGGATCGGCCGGATCGGCCGGACCTACCGGTTCTCAGGGACGAGGAGGCGCTGGCCTGGTTCCGTACCGAGCGCTCCAACCTGGTCGACGCGGCGCGCCACGAACGCCTCCGGGGCCGGCACGAGGGTGCCGCGCGGCTGAGCCATGTGCTGGCGGAGTTCCTGAACAGCGAGTGCCACTGGGTGGACGCGCTACGGCTGCACGACGCGGCCGTCGACCACTGGACGGGAGCGGGGGACACGGACGCGCTGTGCCGGGCGCTGCTCGACCTGAGCCGGGCCTGCGCCGCGACGGGCAACTACGCGCGGGCCGAGGACTCCGCCCGGCGCTCCCTGCGACTGGCGGAACGGACCGGCTGCGCGGACGTCGAGGCGGAGGCCCTGCGCGAACTGGGCGTCCTGCACTGGCACATGGGCCGCAACCAGCAGGCGCTCGTCTTCCACGAGCGCTCCCTGGCGCTGTGCGCGCGTACGGAGGACCCCTGGCGCCGGGCGCGCTGCGAGAACAACATCGCGATCTCGCTGCTCTACCTGGGCCGGCACGACGAGGCCCTGCGCGCGTTCCGCTCCGCGATCAACGGCTTCCGCACGGCGGGCGACCAGCGGATGCTGGGCAAGACGCTGAACAACCTGGGCAACCTCTATATGCACATGGGCCGGCCGGCCCAGGCCCGGCGCACGCTGGAGAGCGGCCTGCGGATCGCGGAGCTGGCGGGCAGCCGGCTGGACCTGGTGGCCCTCCAGATCAACCTCGCCGAGACGCTCGCCACGTCGGGGAATCCCCGCAAGGCCATCGACGTGTACCGAAGAGCCCTGCCGGTGCTCCAGGAGCTGGGCGACCGGAAGACCGAGGCCATCGCCCTCACCGGCATCGGTACGGCCCATCGGGCCATGGGCAGGACCGACCAGGCCGCCACGCACTTCCAGCAGGCGCTGGCCCTGTCGAGCAGCATCGGGGCGGTCCTGGAGGAGACCCGGGCGCGGCGGCTGCTGGGCGCCGCCGAGTTCGCCCGGGGCAATGTCGTGGCCGCCGTGGAGCACATCACGGCCGCCATCGCGTCGGCCCGGCACATCGAGGCCCCGGACGAGGAGGCCAAGGCGGAGGAGTCCTTGGCGGAGGTACGGATGAGCGCGGGGGACGTCGCGGGGGCGCGGGCGCTGTGGCGGCACGCGCATGGCTTGTTGCAGCCGCTCGACGCGGGAGCGGCGGAGCGCATCCAGAACCGCTTGATCGAAGTCGACCACTTGCCGCAGTAA
- a CDS encoding agmatine deiminase family protein, with protein sequence MIVTGSGSRPRLSRRAFGAAAVSAAAAALLGGRAAHAAAPGGARRTLAGAEDVFRAPAEWEPHAACVMAWPWDRTVGWGGLLADVQAEIAAAARTIARHEPVVMVAEPGHAAAAAQQCGSAVTVIEYPINDCWTRDTGPVFTVDGTGTRRTGLDFSFNGWGEKYPYDKDDLLPVGVCQHFGAARKPVGMVLEGGAVITDGEGTLITTEECLLHPNRNPGMTKAQIETTLKESYGATKVIWLPHGLAYDDITNGHVDLCAAYLGPARLLVHTQPDPANPNHARMAANKAVLEAATDARGRRLTLVEIHQQPHFTLQGLNVRTFSYTNYYETAGSVVVPLAGHPDDTVALALLRTQFPGREVVGTPARTLAWGGGGIHCVTQHVPATR encoded by the coding sequence ATGATCGTGACAGGATCGGGTTCGCGTCCGCGGCTGTCCCGCCGCGCCTTCGGCGCCGCCGCCGTGTCGGCCGCGGCGGCCGCCCTCCTCGGCGGCCGGGCCGCCCACGCCGCCGCACCGGGCGGCGCGCGCCGCACCCTCGCCGGCGCCGAGGACGTGTTCCGGGCGCCGGCGGAGTGGGAACCGCACGCCGCGTGCGTCATGGCCTGGCCCTGGGACCGTACGGTCGGCTGGGGCGGCCTGCTGGCGGACGTACAGGCGGAGATCGCCGCGGCGGCCCGTACGATCGCCCGCCACGAGCCGGTCGTGATGGTCGCCGAGCCCGGCCACGCGGCCGCCGCCGCCCAGCAGTGCGGCAGCGCGGTGACCGTCATCGAGTATCCGATCAACGACTGCTGGACCCGGGACACCGGTCCCGTCTTCACCGTCGACGGCACCGGCACGCGGCGCACCGGCCTCGACTTCTCCTTCAACGGCTGGGGCGAGAAGTACCCGTACGACAAGGACGACCTGCTGCCCGTCGGGGTCTGCCAGCACTTCGGCGCGGCGCGCAAGCCCGTCGGCATGGTCCTCGAAGGGGGCGCCGTCATCACGGACGGCGAAGGCACCCTCATCACCACCGAGGAGTGCCTGCTCCACCCCAACCGCAACCCCGGCATGACCAAGGCGCAGATCGAGACCACGCTCAAGGAGTCCTACGGCGCGACCAAGGTCATCTGGCTGCCCCACGGCCTCGCGTACGACGACATCACCAACGGCCACGTCGACCTGTGCGCCGCGTATCTCGGACCCGCCAGGCTCCTCGTCCACACCCAGCCCGACCCCGCCAACCCCAACCACGCCCGCATGGCCGCCAACAAGGCGGTCCTCGAGGCCGCCACCGACGCCCGGGGCCGGCGCCTCACGCTCGTCGAGATCCACCAGCAGCCGCACTTCACGCTCCAGGGCCTGAACGTACGGACCTTCAGCTACACGAACTACTACGAGACGGCCGGCAGCGTCGTGGTCCCCCTGGCCGGCCACCCCGACGACACGGTGGCCCTCGCCCTCCTGCGCACCCAGTTCCCCGGCCGCGAGGTCGTCGGCACCCCGGCGCGCACCCTGGCCTGGGGAGGCGGCGGCATCCACTGCGTCACCCAGCACGTTCCGGCGACGCGCTAG
- a CDS encoding APC family permease, producing the protein MTAPSPHDRDAARLKDLGYQQELRRTLGVLGNISMGFAVVSPVVALYAVAMVGTIVAGPAWIWALPLVLIGQCLVVNVYAELASQWPLAGGPYQWGRRLLGPSFGWLGGWVWQFAVMFGNTTVAYLAAPWVFALIGVTPTPGQLVAVSIAVLLGCMLINAYGIRILSLVVSLGIAAEAIASVLVGFALLLFFREHGFVLFTGTMGAEALSGGSVTLAFLAAVAVAGWAFIGFDACVSASEETKDAGRQVPRGMWWALLSVGAVVILNAMAVALSHPAPEKVVLGEDLDPVTTAVVHSFGSWSDKPFVVVVLVGFLACAMASQGGAARGLYSLARDDVFPFSKHVRKINKRKAPIGGLVASTLVSSCGLLLGLNATAIGSLIAFGTAATFLPFFLVSLAALIARLRGTWVPSGHIRQGRKGTFLNVLAVLWTAFEVVNVCWPREILAVPGAPWYQVWAGLLGTVAILAVGLGYLLIRRPHDKLRGRGPATAPATGSSPDGSGAAASPDGSGPVPDAEAGAGPGHQLAAESS; encoded by the coding sequence ATGACTGCACCATCCCCCCACGACCGCGATGCCGCCCGGCTCAAGGACCTGGGCTACCAGCAGGAGCTGCGGCGCACCCTCGGTGTCCTCGGCAACATCTCCATGGGCTTCGCCGTGGTGTCCCCCGTCGTCGCGCTCTACGCGGTGGCCATGGTCGGCACGATCGTCGCGGGCCCCGCCTGGATCTGGGCGCTGCCCCTGGTGCTGATCGGCCAGTGCCTGGTGGTGAACGTCTACGCGGAGCTGGCCTCGCAGTGGCCGCTCGCGGGCGGCCCGTACCAGTGGGGGCGCCGGCTGCTCGGCCCGTCCTTCGGCTGGCTGGGCGGCTGGGTGTGGCAGTTCGCCGTGATGTTCGGCAACACCACCGTGGCGTACCTCGCGGCGCCCTGGGTGTTCGCCCTGATCGGCGTCACGCCCACGCCCGGGCAGCTGGTGGCGGTGTCCATCGCCGTCCTGCTCGGCTGCATGCTGATCAACGCGTACGGCATCAGGATCCTCAGCCTCGTCGTCTCGCTCGGCATCGCGGCCGAGGCCATCGCCTCGGTCCTCGTCGGCTTCGCGCTGCTGCTGTTCTTCCGCGAGCACGGCTTCGTGCTCTTCACCGGCACCATGGGGGCCGAGGCGCTGTCCGGCGGCTCCGTCACCCTGGCGTTCCTCGCCGCCGTCGCCGTGGCGGGCTGGGCCTTCATCGGCTTCGACGCCTGCGTCTCCGCCTCCGAGGAGACCAAGGACGCCGGGCGTCAGGTGCCGCGCGGCATGTGGTGGGCGCTCCTCAGCGTCGGCGCCGTCGTGATCCTCAACGCCATGGCCGTCGCCCTCTCGCACCCCGCCCCGGAGAAGGTCGTCCTCGGCGAGGACCTCGACCCGGTCACCACCGCGGTGGTCCACTCCTTCGGCTCGTGGTCCGACAAGCCGTTCGTGGTCGTCGTGCTGGTCGGCTTCCTCGCCTGCGCCATGGCCTCCCAGGGCGGTGCGGCCCGCGGCCTGTACTCGCTGGCCCGCGACGACGTCTTCCCGTTCTCGAAGCACGTCAGGAAGATCAACAAGCGCAAGGCCCCCATCGGCGGTCTCGTCGCCTCCACGCTGGTCAGCAGCTGCGGCCTGCTGCTCGGCCTGAACGCCACCGCCATCGGCAGCCTGATCGCCTTCGGCACGGCGGCCACCTTCCTGCCGTTCTTCCTGGTGTCGCTGGCCGCGCTGATCGCCCGGCTGCGGGGCACCTGGGTGCCGTCCGGCCACATCCGGCAGGGCCGCAAGGGCACGTTCCTGAACGTGCTGGCGGTGCTCTGGACCGCCTTCGAGGTCGTCAACGTGTGCTGGCCGAGGGAGATCCTCGCCGTGCCGGGCGCGCCCTGGTACCAGGTGTGGGCCGGTCTCCTCGGCACGGTGGCCATCCTGGCGGTCGGCCTGGGCTACCTGTTGATCCGGCGCCCGCACGACAAGCTGCGCGGCAGGGGGCCGGCGACCGCCCCCGCGACGGGCTCGTCGCCCGACGGCTCCGGGGCGGCGGCTTCGCCGGACGGCTCCGGCCCGGTGCCGGACGCCGAGGCGGGCGCGGGTCCGGGCCACCAGCTCGCCGCCGAATCGTCCTGA
- a CDS encoding TetR/AcrR family transcriptional regulator C-terminal domain-containing protein: MGRPSQALLSREIIARAALELLDEEGPQALKMRALADRLGVRGASLYHHVASKDDVLDAASELINEEIDLSPLENPEWREGIAAYARGYRQVYLRHWNVIPLVARRRVEADKALRGYDALLAALGRAGCDPAEAAEVAATIDYLVLGSALETFTAGFARTPDGYRPAYPALAGSLQGAAERPGGLASLDDRGFERGLGLLLDGLASRA; encoded by the coding sequence GTGGGCCGACCGAGTCAGGCGCTGCTGAGCCGCGAGATCATCGCGCGGGCGGCACTGGAGCTCCTGGACGAGGAGGGCCCGCAGGCCCTCAAAATGCGCGCTCTGGCGGACCGCCTGGGGGTGCGCGGCGCGTCGCTCTACCACCACGTCGCATCGAAGGACGATGTGCTGGACGCGGCCTCGGAGCTGATCAACGAGGAGATCGATCTCTCGCCGCTGGAGAATCCGGAGTGGCGGGAGGGCATCGCGGCCTACGCGCGCGGCTACCGACAGGTGTATTTGCGCCACTGGAACGTGATCCCGCTGGTCGCGCGGCGCCGGGTCGAGGCGGACAAGGCGCTGCGCGGCTACGACGCGCTGCTGGCGGCGCTGGGCCGCGCGGGCTGCGACCCCGCCGAGGCGGCCGAGGTGGCCGCCACGATCGACTATCTGGTGCTCGGCTCGGCCCTGGAGACGTTCACCGCGGGCTTCGCCCGCACCCCGGACGGCTACCGGCCGGCGTACCCGGCGCTGGCCGGCTCGCTGCAGGGGGCGGCGGAGCGGCCGGGCGGCCTGGCGTCGCTCGACGACCGGGGCTTCGAGCGGGGGCTGGGTCTGCTCCTCGACGGCCTGGCGTCCCGCGCCTGA
- a CDS encoding DUF5954 family protein, with translation MDDDWKRHVDRLHRDLVNRDDPAVWVTEADAVDASYRYPHLAVRGPVFGIAAQDPRVDDLWRVVKPVVDGTPQESRDSLNSLLWFRAKDETDDPRERRELLAAVAVLEREPVDEVEVLGVRYRVVRGDEFARCGDKGLEPPRPTDPEPPRPSWSDRRDTPSPDPGFVLDPAREDGFMAGAMKLALRGFVYTGSRFPSDVLRDSERAAADHPDVVLLPVGFSVAERRGRGWRPQGALMPTPHDARRMLHHAMTEFWPLLHDFTERERIRYQQAADSFKAAGRANEVLVGDKLFRVCRVERMVRCGPDGPEPPRPSDVDDQEPTKIHPTMLEDGTVLRD, from the coding sequence ATGGATGACGACTGGAAGCGACACGTCGACCGGCTCCACCGGGACCTGGTGAACCGTGACGACCCGGCGGTCTGGGTGACCGAGGCCGACGCCGTGGACGCGTCCTACCGGTACCCGCACCTGGCGGTGCGCGGGCCCGTCTTCGGGATCGCCGCCCAGGACCCCCGCGTCGACGACCTCTGGCGCGTGGTCAAGCCCGTCGTCGACGGAACGCCCCAGGAGTCCCGGGACAGTCTGAACTCGCTGCTCTGGTTCCGGGCCAAGGACGAGACGGACGATCCGCGCGAGCGCCGCGAGCTGCTGGCCGCGGTCGCGGTCCTCGAACGCGAGCCGGTCGACGAGGTCGAAGTCCTCGGTGTGCGCTACCGGGTGGTGCGCGGCGACGAGTTCGCCCGCTGCGGCGACAAGGGTCTCGAGCCGCCGCGCCCCACGGACCCGGAGCCGCCCCGGCCCTCGTGGTCCGACCGGCGCGACACGCCGTCGCCGGACCCGGGGTTCGTCCTCGACCCCGCCCGCGAGGACGGCTTCATGGCCGGCGCGATGAAGCTCGCGCTGCGCGGATTCGTCTACACCGGCTCCCGGTTCCCCTCCGACGTGCTGCGGGACTCCGAGCGCGCGGCCGCCGACCACCCGGACGTCGTGCTCCTGCCCGTCGGGTTCTCCGTGGCGGAGCGGCGCGGCCGGGGATGGCGGCCGCAGGGGGCGCTGATGCCGACCCCGCACGACGCGCGCCGGATGCTCCACCACGCCATGACCGAGTTCTGGCCGCTGCTCCACGACTTCACCGAGCGCGAGCGCATCCGCTACCAGCAGGCGGCGGACTCCTTCAAGGCCGCGGGCCGCGCCAACGAAGTGCTCGTCGGCGACAAGCTGTTCCGGGTCTGCCGCGTCGAGCGGATGGTCCGCTGCGGACCCGACGGACCCGAACCGCCGCGCCCCTCCGACGTGGACGACCAGGAGCCCACGAAGATCCACCCCACGATGCTGGAGGACGGCACGGTCCTGCGCGACTGA
- a CDS encoding amidohydrolase family protein translates to MSFLLHRRVLRRRVLRKRVLASGAVLAAAAVTASPAGAGRALADGACFDRATRPSTSVVDGHLHFRPFGGRAIPFDEVTAYLRESGVRYANVFGIGQKLPADSDCTYYLDCPGTPVLPSVKNDIVNGESYVESRPTDPHLTLSMTSLDVANPETVPQQIALYDKEFPGLFRWAGEVNLIKGALLPNHHEPATVGDIANWAPFMRELERRGIPLTVHADLGTDAAPTKYLHLFREVLTRYPRNKIVWAHMGLSKELSAMDPARHIAIVRSLLRRHPRLTLDLSWRVLEDQYFSRPGVRERYAALLDDHPTRAIPGTDFVASRDKDYAVYKEELEVTSRINKALGDEAFRGIALGENYFRLLGLKAEAPKICTRK, encoded by the coding sequence GTGTCCTTCCTCCTCCACCGACGCGTCCTCCGCCGGCGCGTCCTGCGCAAACGCGTCCTCGCCTCGGGCGCCGTCCTCGCCGCCGCGGCCGTCACCGCGTCCCCCGCCGGTGCCGGGAGGGCACTCGCGGACGGCGCCTGCTTCGACCGTGCCACGCGCCCCTCCACCTCCGTCGTGGACGGCCACCTCCACTTCCGCCCGTTCGGCGGCAGGGCCATCCCGTTCGACGAGGTCACCGCGTATCTCCGCGAGAGCGGCGTCCGCTACGCCAATGTGTTCGGCATCGGTCAGAAGCTGCCCGCCGACTCGGACTGCACCTACTACCTGGACTGCCCCGGGACACCGGTCCTGCCGAGCGTCAAGAACGACATCGTCAACGGCGAGAGCTACGTCGAGTCGCGGCCGACCGACCCGCACCTCACCCTGTCGATGACGTCCCTGGACGTGGCGAACCCGGAGACGGTCCCCCAGCAGATCGCCCTGTACGACAAGGAGTTCCCCGGCCTGTTCCGCTGGGCCGGCGAGGTCAACCTCATCAAGGGCGCCCTCCTCCCCAACCACCACGAGCCCGCGACCGTCGGGGACATCGCGAACTGGGCGCCGTTCATGCGGGAGCTGGAGCGGCGCGGCATCCCCCTGACCGTCCACGCCGACCTCGGCACGGACGCGGCGCCGACCAAGTACCTGCACCTCTTCCGGGAGGTGCTGACCCGCTACCCCCGCAACAAGATCGTCTGGGCGCACATGGGGCTGTCCAAGGAGCTGTCGGCCATGGACCCCGCCCGGCACATCGCCATCGTCCGCTCCCTCCTCCGCCGCCATCCCCGCCTGACGCTCGACCTGAGCTGGCGCGTCCTGGAGGACCAGTACTTCAGCAGGCCCGGCGTGCGCGAGCGGTACGCCGCCCTGCTGGACGACCATCCCACGCGCGCCATCCCCGGCACGGACTTCGTCGCCTCCCGCGACAAGGACTACGCGGTCTACAAGGAGGAGCTGGAGGTGACGAGCCGGATCAACAAGGCCCTCGGCGACGAGGCCTTCCGCGGCATCGCCCTCGGCGAGAACTACTTCCGCCTCCTCGGCCTGAAGGCCGAGGCCCCGAAGATCTGCACGAGGAAGTGA